The following are encoded in a window of Arcobacter arenosus genomic DNA:
- the glmM gene encoding phosphoglucosamine mutase, with product MKLFGTDGVRGKAGEFLDAITVLKLAKAAGIYFRKHSSTKRILVGKDTRKSGYMIENALVSGLTSVGYNVIQIGPMPTPAIAYLTESMRCDAGIMISASHNPYEDNGIKFFDNHGDKLGTDAEKEIESIFKCEEKLMSEQVTGRSIGSSKRIDDVIGRYIVSIKSTFPQDLSLANMRIVLDCANGAAYKVAPTILDELGAEVITINDKPNGYNINDNCGALHPENVGKLVREYRADLGIALDGDADRLVVVDENGEVVDGDKLLGALTLFLKNEGQLKGDACVATVMSNKALEDFLNSHGLNLLRSNVGDKNVLELMKKDNINFGGEQSGHIIFADAAKTGDGLASALQVLALIIRSGKKASEVLNPFDLYPQTLVNLNVSEKKPLDQIKGLEELLQSIREKGIRDLIRYSGTENKIRLLLEGKNKKEVAESMKELEAFIKKAL from the coding sequence ATGAAACTGTTTGGAACAGATGGAGTTAGAGGTAAAGCTGGGGAATTTTTAGACGCTATTACTGTATTAAAATTAGCGAAGGCTGCGGGTATTTATTTCAGAAAACACTCTAGTACAAAAAGAATACTTGTTGGTAAAGATACTAGAAAAAGTGGATATATGATTGAAAATGCTCTCGTTAGTGGTTTAACATCTGTTGGATACAATGTAATTCAAATTGGTCCTATGCCAACACCTGCTATTGCATATTTAACAGAATCAATGAGATGCGATGCTGGAATCATGATTAGTGCATCTCATAATCCTTATGAAGACAATGGTATTAAGTTTTTTGATAATCATGGTGATAAATTAGGAACTGATGCTGAAAAAGAGATAGAAAGTATTTTTAAATGTGAAGAAAAACTAATGAGTGAACAAGTTACAGGAAGAAGTATAGGTTCATCAAAAAGAATAGATGATGTTATTGGAAGATATATTGTATCAATTAAAAGTACTTTTCCTCAAGATTTATCTTTAGCAAATATGAGAATAGTATTGGATTGTGCCAATGGAGCAGCATATAAAGTGGCTCCAACTATTTTAGATGAATTAGGTGCGGAGGTTATAACTATTAATGATAAACCAAATGGTTACAATATTAATGATAATTGTGGAGCGTTACATCCAGAAAATGTTGGAAAGCTGGTTAGGGAATATAGAGCTGACTTAGGAATAGCCTTAGATGGTGATGCAGATAGATTAGTTGTAGTTGATGAAAATGGTGAAGTTGTAGATGGAGATAAACTTTTAGGTGCTTTAACTTTATTTTTGAAAAATGAGGGACAACTAAAAGGGGATGCTTGTGTGGCTACTGTTATGTCAAATAAAGCATTGGAAGATTTTTTAAATTCTCATGGTTTAAATCTACTTAGATCAAATGTTGGTGACAAAAATGTTTTAGAATTAATGAAAAAAGATAACATTAATTTTGGTGGAGAACAAAGTGGTCATATAATTTTTGCTGATGCAGCAAAAACTGGTGACGGACTTGCTTCTGCCCTTCAGGTTTTAGCTCTTATTATTAGAAGTGGTAAAAAAGCTAGTGAGGTTTTAAATCCATTTGATTTATATCCACAAACATTAGTAAATTTAAACGTAAGTGAGAAAAAACCATTAGATCAAATTAAAGGATTAGAAGAGTTACTTCAATCTATTAGAGAAAAAGGTATTAGAGATTTAATTAGATATTCTGGGACTGAAAATAAAATAAGACTTTTATTGGAAGGTAAAAATAAAAAAGAAGTGGCTGAATCAATGAAAGAATTAGAGGCGTTTATAAAAAAAGCATTATAA
- a CDS encoding 3-isopropylmalate dehydratase large subunit yields MGQTITEKIFSEHVGKEVFAGEIVRSPIDMVIGNDITTPISIRAFEEGGFEKLANPEGFAIVLDHFIPAKDIASANQAKISRDFAMKHDLKYFFDEKDMGIEHALLPEKGLVLPGDVIIGADSHTCTHGGLGAFSTGMGSTDISFGMITGGNWFKVPESIKVVMTGKPREFVSGKDIILEVIRQLGVDGALYQALEFTGDTVQYLSMDDRFSICNMAIEAGAKNGIFAYDETTKEFLEKTAELNGGLRAEPKIHYSDEDANYTKVIEIDVANLEPVIAYPFLPDNGHSVSQAVKDNIKVDQVFIGSCTNGRLSDFKIAAEILEGKKVARHVRMILTPGTQKILRDATKAGYIDTLVDAGAVVSNPTCGACLGGYMGILGDNEVCISTTNRNFVGRMGSRSSKIYLANSAVAAASAISGYITDPKSI; encoded by the coding sequence ATGGGTCAAACTATTACGGAAAAAATTTTTAGTGAACATGTAGGAAAAGAAGTATTTGCAGGAGAGATTGTAAGAAGTCCAATTGATATGGTAATTGGAAATGACATTACAACTCCAATTTCAATTAGAGCTTTTGAAGAGGGTGGTTTTGAAAAACTAGCAAACCCAGAAGGTTTTGCAATTGTACTTGACCACTTTATCCCAGCAAAAGATATTGCATCTGCAAATCAAGCAAAAATCTCTAGAGATTTTGCTATGAAACACGATTTAAAATATTTCTTTGATGAAAAAGATATGGGGATTGAACATGCACTTTTACCTGAAAAAGGTTTAGTTTTACCTGGTGATGTTATTATTGGTGCAGATTCACATACATGTACACATGGTGGGTTGGGAGCATTCTCAACGGGTATGGGATCTACAGATATCTCATTTGGTATGATTACAGGTGGAAACTGGTTTAAAGTTCCTGAATCTATTAAAGTTGTAATGACTGGAAAGCCAAGGGAGTTTGTATCTGGAAAAGATATTATCCTTGAAGTTATTAGACAATTAGGTGTTGATGGTGCTTTATATCAAGCTTTAGAGTTTACTGGTGATACAGTTCAATACTTAAGTATGGATGATAGATTCTCTATTTGCAATATGGCTATTGAAGCAGGTGCTAAAAATGGAATTTTTGCATATGATGAAACTACAAAAGAGTTCTTAGAAAAGACTGCTGAGTTAAATGGTGGATTAAGAGCTGAGCCAAAAATTCATTATTCTGACGAAGATGCAAACTATACTAAAGTTATTGAGATCGATGTAGCAAATTTAGAGCCTGTAATTGCTTATCCATTCTTACCAGATAATGGACACTCAGTTTCTCAAGCTGTAAAAGATAATATCAAAGTTGACCAAGTATTTATTGGGTCTTGTACAAATGGTAGATTGAGTGATTTTAAAATTGCTGCAGAGATTTTAGAGGGTAAAAAAGTTGCTCGTCATGTTAGAATGATTTTAACACCAGGTACTCAAAAAATCCTAAGAGATGCAACTAAAGCAGGGTATATTGATACTTTAGTTGATGCAGGCGCAGTTGTATCAAATCCAACTTGTGGAGCATGTTTAGGTGGATATATGGGAATTTTAGGTGATAATGAAGTTTGTATCTCTACAACTAATAGAAACTTTGTAGGAAGAATGGGTTCACGATCATCTAAAATTTACTTAGCAAATTCAGCTGTTGCAGCAGCATCTGCAATTTCTGGTTATATTACTGACCCAAAAAGTATCTAA
- a CDS encoding Tll0287-like domain-containing protein, with translation MKKFLISGLILSISFSSFAQEFTKESVQKLAHDVIKEYNSTLKKELKDSKRANNLEGMVNYCINDSKLVAKKLNEKYAPKVSIKRISLNNRNEKAKADESEEKILKAFELIAKSDAYQPDEIIQVVDDNTFKVYSPITMNSRDCKKCHGVEKKVDKKSKDRFFEVYKNNNAYGYKSGDVRGAVVVTIFK, from the coding sequence TTGAAAAAGTTTTTAATAAGTGGTTTGATTTTATCAATTAGTTTTAGTTCTTTTGCCCAAGAATTTACTAAAGAAAGTGTTCAAAAATTAGCTCATGATGTAATAAAAGAGTATAACTCTACATTAAAAAAAGAGTTAAAAGATTCAAAAAGAGCTAACAATTTGGAGGGTATGGTTAATTACTGTATCAATGACTCTAAATTGGTTGCAAAAAAACTTAACGAAAAATATGCTCCAAAAGTTTCTATAAAAAGAATTAGTCTTAATAATAGAAATGAAAAAGCTAAAGCAGACGAGAGTGAAGAAAAGATTTTAAAAGCATTTGAACTAATTGCAAAATCTGATGCGTATCAGCCAGATGAAATTATCCAAGTTGTTGATGATAACACTTTTAAAGTTTATTCACCAATTACTATGAATAGTAGAGACTGTAAAAAATGTCATGGGGTTGAAAAGAAAGTTGATAAAAAATCAAAAGATAGATTCTTCGAGGTTTATAAAAATAACAATGCTTATGGATATAAAAGTGGAGATGTAAGAGGTGCAGTTGTTGTCACCATCTTTAAATAG
- the lspA gene encoding signal peptidase II, with the protein MGKKLKLSFTIFLCIFIFDQIIKYGFANYDWNVEGPYMSLQLAYNYGVAFSMFSFLAEYLKYIQLGLVLIGLIYLYINKNVFMEYYIPIALLFAGGLSNILDRFTYGGVVDYFYWHYGFEFAIFNIADVIINLAVAIIIYIQIKQARLEKKNKV; encoded by the coding sequence ATGGGAAAAAAATTAAAACTTAGTTTTACTATATTTTTATGTATATTTATTTTTGACCAAATTATAAAATATGGTTTTGCAAATTATGATTGGAATGTTGAAGGTCCTTATATGTCTTTACAGTTGGCTTATAATTATGGGGTAGCCTTTTCAATGTTTTCTTTCCTAGCTGAATATTTAAAATATATTCAATTAGGATTGGTATTAATTGGGCTTATTTATCTATATATAAATAAAAATGTATTTATGGAGTATTATATTCCAATTGCATTGTTGTTTGCAGGTGGTTTATCAAATATTTTAGATAGATTCACCTATGGTGGAGTTGTTGATTATTTTTATTGGCATTATGGTTTTGAGTTTGCAATTTTTAATATTGCCGATGTTATTATAAATTTAGCTGTTGCTATAATTATATACATACAAATAAAACAAGCTAGATTAGAGAAAAAAAACAAAGTTTAA
- a CDS encoding cytochrome b/b6 domain-containing protein, whose product MNNHYKTYVWSFLGRLSHWLLVISFFISFITSFHENLLKLHVTFGIIALGMFIKKIVWGLIGPKYARWSDYKFKLKDLNFYFVEKIRNRYRKIEPGHNPASSWFAFLVTWFGIFCCLIGLLLYGIQEGNGIFSFLNTTYYMYMENLFDIHEVLSYILLVMILTHISGVLIEQFYHKTSMVFAMITGYKKAKGEDIEPTFCMKFYGSLYIVFVLSLASYTYYIPNNFIVKSKFEKIDYKKLHSDFQFECSDCHNLIPPFLLPKESWKNLMANQDNHFEEDLELDSTMVKSIENFLIRNSSESSTRESSYKITKELSNSNAFIITKTDYWKKLHEKIPEEVFKSDTIETKSNCIACHKDFEKGILADINITFLSK is encoded by the coding sequence ATGAATAATCATTATAAAACTTATGTTTGGTCTTTCTTAGGAAGACTTAGTCATTGGTTATTAGTAATCTCATTTTTTATATCATTTATAACTTCTTTTCATGAAAACCTTTTAAAGTTACATGTTACATTTGGAATTATTGCTTTAGGTATGTTTATTAAAAAAATTGTGTGGGGATTAATTGGTCCTAAATATGCGAGATGGAGTGATTACAAATTTAAATTAAAAGATTTAAATTTTTATTTTGTAGAAAAAATTAGAAATAGATATAGAAAAATTGAACCTGGTCACAATCCTGCTTCTTCATGGTTTGCTTTTTTAGTTACATGGTTTGGAATTTTTTGTTGTCTTATTGGACTTCTTTTATATGGTATTCAAGAAGGTAATGGAATTTTTTCTTTTTTAAATACTACATATTATATGTATATGGAAAATCTATTTGATATTCATGAGGTTTTATCATATATATTATTAGTAATGATATTAACACATATATCGGGAGTATTAATAGAACAGTTTTATCATAAAACATCTATGGTGTTTGCTATGATAACTGGATATAAAAAAGCTAAGGGTGAAGATATTGAACCAACTTTTTGTATGAAATTTTATGGCTCTTTATATATTGTATTTGTTTTATCTTTAGCTTCATATACATATTATATACCTAATAATTTTATAGTTAAAAGTAAATTTGAAAAAATAGATTATAAAAAGTTGCATTCAGATTTTCAATTTGAATGTTCTGACTGTCACAATTTAATTCCACCTTTTTTATTACCAAAAGAGTCATGGAAAAATTTGATGGCAAATCAAGACAATCATTTTGAAGAAGATTTAGAATTAGATAGTACAATGGTAAAATCAATAGAAAACTTTTTAATAAGAAATTCTTCTGAATCTTCAACAAGAGAATCATCATATAAAATAACGAAAGAATTATCTAATTCTAATGCATTTATTATAACTAAAACTGATTATTGGAAAAAATTACACGAAAAAATCCCCGAAGAAGTCTTCAAAAGTGACACAATAGAAACAAAGTCCAATTGTATCGCATGTCATAAAGATTTTGAAAAGGGAATTCTTGCAGACATAAATATTACATTTTTATCAAAATAG
- a CDS encoding 4Fe-4S dicluster domain-containing protein — translation MARYGMALDYKDCINCKACETACKEENGILLGAESHRIWVGTHEIEGEFPFLNISSANFMPSQCQQCENAPCQDVCPTNATFYDENGVVRVDPEKCILCTYCMTACPYDARYVDDRTVTVDKCNFCADTRIARGETTTACQNTCPTKVRVFGDLDDPNSEISELLRTREHFTLKTHLGTKPKLFYLT, via the coding sequence ATGGCACGATATGGAATGGCTTTAGATTATAAAGATTGTATAAATTGTAAAGCTTGTGAAACAGCTTGTAAAGAAGAAAACGGAATTTTATTAGGTGCTGAGAGCCATAGAATTTGGGTAGGAACACATGAGATTGAAGGGGAGTTTCCTTTCTTAAATATCTCATCAGCAAATTTTATGCCAAGCCAATGTCAACAATGTGAAAATGCACCATGTCAAGATGTATGCCCAACAAATGCAACATTCTATGATGAAAATGGTGTGGTTAGAGTTGACCCTGAAAAATGTATTTTATGTACTTACTGTATGACAGCATGTCCTTATGATGCAAGATATGTAGATGATAGAACAGTTACAGTTGATAAATGTAATTTCTGTGCAGATACAAGAATTGCAAGAGGTGAAACAACAACTGCTTGTCAAAATACATGTCCTACAAAAGTTAGGGTATTTGGTGATTTAGATGATCCAAACAGTGAAATTTCTGAATTATTAAGAACTAGAGAACATTTCACTTTAAAAACACATTTAGGTACAAAACCTAAACTGTTTTATTTAACATAA
- the mobA gene encoding molybdenum cofactor guanylyltransferase MobA, with the protein MFNLPCVILCGGKSSRMGEDKALLPFSTFKTLTEYQYKKLKPHFKEVYLSSKTEKFNFKNKLILDKEKEYSPIVALKSIFEFFKDENKLFIITVDTPLVEISTIEKLINESKDYDITLAKTSSREHNLCGVFSTKAIIEVEKMLEKDIHKVGYLLKKMDTTFIEFQNEDEFLNLNNKEEYYKAKSIIS; encoded by the coding sequence ATGTTTAATTTACCATGCGTAATTTTATGCGGTGGTAAAAGTTCAAGAATGGGAGAAGATAAGGCTCTTCTTCCATTCTCTACTTTTAAAACTCTCACAGAATATCAATACAAAAAATTAAAACCCCATTTCAAAGAAGTATATTTATCATCAAAAACTGAAAAGTTTAACTTTAAAAATAAATTAATATTAGATAAAGAAAAAGAGTATTCTCCTATAGTTGCTTTAAAATCGATATTTGAATTTTTTAAAGATGAAAATAAACTATTTATTATAACAGTGGATACTCCTCTTGTAGAAATCTCAACAATAGAAAAATTGATAAATGAATCAAAAGATTATGATATAACCCTTGCAAAGACATCAAGTAGAGAACATAACTTATGTGGAGTTTTTTCTACTAAAGCAATTATTGAAGTTGAAAAGATGCTAGAAAAGGATATTCATAAAGTTGGTTACCTTCTAAAAAAAATGGATACTACTTTTATAGAGTTTCAAAATGAAGATGAATTTTTAAATCTTAATAATAAAGAAGAATATTATAAGGCAAAATCTATTATAAGCTAA
- a CDS encoding molybdopterin-dependent oxidoreductase translates to MQVEISRRKFLQGTVALSVVAASTSALSSTKTHEEPNSFGTSKTSFDKNKITQVPTLCEMCVNKCAAYAVVENGVVKKLDPNPHFPKSKNMLCARGNAGIQAIYDPDRLKYPLIRVGERGDGKYKRVTWDEAYDYITEKMVKILDEEKDNRSTIGYCAGEGMAEHTYKTFMFDKLGSTNFINHASICLQTTVSGYALTIGGYGQADLENAEYVIMAGANRAEAIVTPDTMDIFKRTKGRGAKLVVVDPRFSNTAAHADEWVAIEVGTDLALVLAMTHVVLEEELYNKKFVGLNFNGFEEYKKHIFESGYTPEWAEKITGIKVAQIKKMARDFMHYAPRSIYYQGRRTAWSKQDFQLRRAQAIFTALGGGIDREGGIVFGKKLPLGSHTVNAPMYANPKPRIEKDAAAVIGGSGSWIAWRNMVQEGKTPYPIRAMFIYKQNPVLSVPNSKKTIEMFKKMDLVVAIDTMPSDSAIMADVILPECTYLEREDPVKSFGGTQPSIALRQRAVKPMYETKPVIEIVRGLGKKLSKPLWEISKKYDEDLQDELDGLSDEEQEKYFEKNGYNLADAYEHSQEEINKHMVESVYGEEAWHTLREKGVFYVNMDKYFKKLSANEYEWYPKQRRFYSVVKGEFKSDVFHDTCVDEKEIAVLKKNFKTPTGKVECVLPNMAKKGVDAMPVWKDDMYTPTPKGKFKFITGRHAQFTQNGTANNAMLLDLMPENYLWINKRVAKEKGIEFADLVEVESKIGKIQIKAYPTEKIGPNTLFFVHGFGASSDGLTLAKNNGAPDNMIIDDVIEPVFGSAAMHETIVDVRKV, encoded by the coding sequence ATGCAAGTTGAGATTTCAAGAAGAAAATTTCTTCAAGGTACAGTTGCCTTATCAGTTGTAGCTGCATCAACTTCTGCACTTTCAAGTACAAAAACACATGAAGAACCAAATAGTTTTGGAACATCAAAAACTTCTTTTGATAAAAACAAAATCACACAGGTTCCTACTTTATGTGAAATGTGCGTGAATAAATGTGCAGCTTATGCAGTTGTTGAAAATGGTGTAGTTAAAAAGTTAGATCCAAATCCACATTTCCCAAAATCAAAAAATATGCTATGTGCTAGAGGAAATGCAGGAATTCAAGCTATATATGATCCAGATAGACTTAAATACCCACTTATTAGAGTAGGTGAAAGAGGTGATGGTAAATATAAAAGAGTTACTTGGGATGAAGCTTATGATTACATCACCGAAAAAATGGTTAAAATTTTAGACGAAGAAAAAGACAATAGATCTACTATAGGATATTGTGCTGGTGAAGGTATGGCAGAACATACTTATAAAACATTTATGTTTGATAAATTAGGTTCAACTAACTTTATAAACCATGCTTCTATTTGTCTTCAAACAACAGTTTCAGGATATGCACTTACAATTGGTGGATATGGTCAAGCTGATTTAGAAAATGCTGAATATGTTATTATGGCTGGAGCAAACAGAGCTGAGGCGATAGTAACACCTGATACAATGGATATTTTTAAAAGAACAAAAGGAAGAGGAGCAAAACTAGTAGTTGTTGATCCAAGATTCTCAAATACTGCTGCACATGCAGATGAGTGGGTTGCAATTGAAGTTGGTACTGACTTAGCTTTAGTTTTAGCAATGACACATGTAGTATTAGAAGAAGAACTTTATAATAAAAAATTTGTTGGATTAAACTTTAATGGTTTTGAAGAATATAAAAAACATATTTTTGAAAGTGGTTATACTCCAGAATGGGCTGAAAAAATCACTGGTATAAAAGTTGCTCAAATTAAAAAAATGGCAAGAGACTTTATGCATTATGCACCAAGATCTATTTACTATCAAGGTAGAAGAACAGCTTGGAGTAAACAAGACTTCCAATTAAGACGAGCTCAAGCTATTTTTACTGCATTAGGTGGAGGAATTGATAGAGAGGGTGGAATTGTTTTTGGTAAAAAACTACCACTTGGAAGTCATACTGTAAATGCTCCAATGTATGCTAATCCAAAACCAAGAATTGAAAAAGATGCAGCAGCTGTAATTGGTGGATCTGGTTCATGGATTGCTTGGAGAAATATGGTGCAAGAAGGTAAAACTCCATATCCAATTAGAGCAATGTTTATTTATAAACAAAATCCAGTTTTATCAGTTCCAAATAGTAAAAAAACTATTGAAATGTTCAAAAAAATGGATTTAGTTGTTGCAATTGACACAATGCCAAGTGATAGTGCAATTATGGCAGATGTTATTTTACCAGAGTGTACTTATTTAGAAAGAGAAGACCCTGTTAAATCATTTGGTGGTACACAACCTTCAATTGCATTAAGACAGCGTGCCGTAAAACCAATGTATGAGACTAAACCGGTAATTGAAATAGTAAGAGGATTAGGTAAAAAACTATCTAAACCACTATGGGAAATCTCTAAAAAATATGATGAAGATTTACAAGATGAATTAGATGGTTTGTCTGATGAAGAACAAGAAAAATATTTTGAAAAAAATGGTTATAACCTAGCTGATGCATATGAACACTCTCAAGAGGAGATTAATAAACATATGGTTGAATCAGTTTATGGTGAAGAAGCATGGCACACATTGAGAGAAAAAGGTGTGTTTTATGTAAATATGGATAAATATTTCAAAAAACTATCAGCAAATGAATATGAATGGTATCCAAAACAAAGAAGATTTTATTCAGTTGTAAAAGGTGAGTTTAAATCTGATGTTTTCCATGACACATGTGTTGATGAAAAAGAGATTGCTGTACTTAAAAAGAATTTTAAAACACCAACTGGAAAAGTAGAATGTGTTTTACCAAATATGGCAAAAAAAGGTGTTGATGCAATGCCAGTTTGGAAAGATGATATGTATACTCCAACACCTAAAGGTAAATTTAAATTTATTACTGGAAGACATGCACAGTTTACACAAAATGGTACAGCAAACAATGCGATGTTATTAGACTTGATGCCTGAAAACTATTTATGGATTAATAAAAGAGTTGCAAAAGAAAAAGGTATTGAGTTTGCAGATTTAGTAGAAGTAGAGAGTAAAATAGGGAAAATCCAAATCAAAGCTTACCCAACAGAAAAAATTGGGCCTAACACATTATTCTTTGTACATGGATTTGGAGCTTCTTCTGATGGTTTAACACTGGCTAAAAATAATGGTGCACCAGACAATATGATTATTGATGATGTAATAGAACCAGTGTTCGGAAGTGCAGCAATGCACGAAACAATTGTTGATGTTAGAAAGGTTTAA
- a CDS encoding c-type cytochrome: protein MEIKKTIFLSFLASLITISASATENKYTNAEIYEQMCSNCHGVNGEGNPAKKGPALNDQTAHELELSLFELRAGGLNQSSGTEHEVMEHNMKKIIEKGMDYKPKEMAMYIFKSYNPDAVFYKEIKPNHKYTVSEIYGEMCAKCHGVNAEGNPAKKGPALNDMTAHEIESELYAIQNEGMNQSSGTNHEVMEHNQAKIEKKGMKYDPKEMAKYIEGHFYNK from the coding sequence ATGGAAATTAAAAAAACAATTTTTTTAAGCTTTTTAGCAAGTTTAATAACTATAAGTGCAAGTGCTACTGAAAACAAATATACAAATGCAGAAATTTATGAACAAATGTGCTCTAATTGTCATGGAGTAAATGGTGAGGGTAATCCAGCAAAAAAAGGTCCAGCTTTAAATGACCAAACTGCACATGAGTTAGAACTTTCACTTTTTGAATTAAGGGCTGGAGGATTAAATCAATCATCTGGAACTGAACATGAAGTAATGGAACACAATATGAAAAAAATTATAGAAAAAGGTATGGATTATAAACCTAAAGAGATGGCAATGTACATTTTTAAATCTTATAATCCAGATGCAGTTTTTTATAAAGAGATTAAACCTAACCATAAATATACAGTTTCAGAAATATATGGAGAGATGTGTGCAAAATGTCATGGAGTAAATGCAGAGGGTAATCCAGCAAAAAAAGGTCCAGCTTTAAATGATATGACTGCTCACGAAATAGAATCTGAACTTTATGCTATACAAAATGAGGGGATGAATCAATCTTCTGGAACTAATCATGAAGTTATGGAACACAATCAAGCTAAGATTGAAAAAAAGGGTATGAAATATGACCCAAAAGAGATGGCTAAATATATAGAAGGTCATTTCTATAATAAGTAA
- a CDS encoding NAD(P)/FAD-dependent oxidoreductase: MGRNEELKRALDILDSELKKKGISRRDALKLAGLGSASFLMGGTEAEAATEAKASEAKGKIVIVGGGLAGIATAAKLSNNLSNPDITVIEPNPISVSYQPGQTLVASGVWEKSDIVYNTKDFVPSGVKMIKDKVVEFDPEANKVKTEGGQEISYDFLVVATGLVLDYGKIKGLEGVGYSSEANETVSQKVGKNGVHSIYYADGAVNTWKGMQEFIAEAKSGKKVKGLFTHPNTPIKCGGAPKKIMYLTDARLREAGARDNAELYFYPNGGKMFGVPEYHEAIVKQFEERDMRWEYKNNLVEIDVNKKIATFEKKWLEKGAYDEIIEDYEMIPMSKKIEREYDFIHITPPMRAPDAVKNSSLAWQRGSAAKGGWVELNKETLQHTRYPNVFGLGDVAGIAMGKTGGSARKQYTVLADNLIAAMEGKEMTSKYAGYTVCPLITGIGTVMLAEFNWTAKPTPSFPLDPTVERYIWWLLKVYALKPMTVYGMLSGRA, from the coding sequence ATGGGAAGAAATGAGGAGCTAAAAAGGGCACTGGATATACTAGATAGTGAACTTAAAAAGAAGGGGATATCTAGAAGAGATGCACTTAAACTTGCTGGACTTGGTTCAGCTTCATTTTTAATGGGAGGAACTGAAGCTGAAGCAGCAACAGAGGCAAAAGCTAGTGAAGCAAAAGGTAAAATTGTAATTGTTGGTGGTGGATTAGCTGGTATTGCAACTGCTGCAAAACTTTCAAATAACTTATCAAACCCAGATATCACAGTTATTGAACCAAATCCAATTTCTGTTTCATATCAACCAGGACAAACATTAGTTGCATCAGGAGTATGGGAAAAATCAGATATTGTTTATAATACAAAAGATTTTGTTCCAAGTGGCGTTAAAATGATTAAAGATAAAGTTGTAGAGTTTGACCCTGAAGCAAATAAAGTAAAAACTGAAGGTGGACAAGAGATTTCATATGACTTTTTGGTTGTTGCAACAGGTTTAGTACTTGATTATGGAAAAATTAAAGGTTTAGAAGGTGTTGGTTACTCTTCTGAAGCAAATGAAACAGTATCTCAAAAAGTTGGTAAAAATGGAGTTCACTCTATTTATTATGCAGATGGAGCAGTTAATACTTGGAAAGGTATGCAAGAGTTTATTGCTGAGGCAAAATCGGGTAAAAAAGTAAAAGGTTTATTTACTCACCCAAATACACCAATTAAATGTGGTGGAGCTCCTAAAAAAATCATGTATTTAACAGATGCTAGATTAAGAGAAGCAGGAGCTAGAGACAATGCTGAATTATATTTCTATCCAAATGGTGGAAAAATGTTTGGTGTTCCAGAATATCATGAAGCTATTGTAAAACAGTTTGAAGAAAGAGATATGAGATGGGAATATAAAAACAATCTTGTAGAAATAGATGTAAATAAAAAAATTGCAACTTTTGAGAAAAAATGGTTAGAAAAAGGTGCATATGATGAGATTATTGAAGACTATGAGATGATTCCAATGTCTAAAAAAATTGAAAGAGAATATGACTTTATTCATATCACTCCTCCAATGAGAGCACCTGATGCTGTTAAAAACTCTTCTTTAGCATGGCAAAGAGGTAGTGCTGCAAAAGGTGGATGGGTAGAGCTTAACAAAGAGACTTTACAACACACTAGATATCCAAACGTTTTTGGTCTTGGAGATGTTGCTGGAATTGCTATGGGAAAAACTGGTGGTAGTGCAAGAAAGCAATATACCGTTTTAGCTGATAATTTAATTGCTGCAATGGAAGGGAAAGAGATGACTTCTAAATATGCAGGTTATACTGTATGTCCGTTAATCACTGGTATTGGAACAGTTATGTTAGCTGAATTTAACTGGACAGCAAAACCTACTCCATCATTTCCTCTTGACCCAACAGTTGAAAGATACATTTGGTGGTTATTAAAAGTTTATGCACTTAAGCCTATGACCGTTTATGGAATGTTATCTGGACGAGCATAA